The Vicinamibacterales bacterium genome window below encodes:
- a CDS encoding S9 family peptidase, with translation MKRLSIVVALLFATSLSAQPARRVITHEDVYTMARTTRPVVSPDGQSIVYNVTEPSYDPAAAVTDLWIVSPDGRSKPRRLTSTKEAESGAAWSPDGKWIAFAARRSGDSADQIYVIAVDGGEARRVTSIATGAANPKWRPDGKALLFESSVKRAGAPADKSTARAFDAMPIRYWNAWLDGSKPHIFVAPLEGGAAEDWLEGTKLAAMSGFDGAFTGEGATRALSPVWAPGGDEIVFVAATNQDAMMREEVPSRLFRMKKGQEPIAIGTAAHDFADPAFSRDGRVLIARARRVSTAKQPYTLTRLARFDWPSAAGPTMLTEALDRAVGSFTIARDSASVLFDAQDSGFTQLFRVSIGGGTPARLFDVKEGNYGSPAEADGGIVATYVASTQPTEIVRVNAAAGTHVLLTDANRAVLDALDLPKPEHFWFTAKNGKRIHNVIYFPPRLDRSRKYPLLVMPHGGPNAMDGDNFSTRWNAHLLTAPGYALVLTNYTGSTGFGEAFAGDIERDVLRGPALEVLEGAQEAIRRYPFIDSTRQCALGASYGGYLMNWFNGHTTQFRCLVIHAGASNNESQYGVNDGGIGREWRMGGPVWEGKGQWMDQSPFRYAGSWKTPALITQGELDFRVPLNESITTFKLLQRQGVRARLLTFPDEGHWILKGENSRRHLAEIHAWLRHYLSPRAGDSQ, from the coding sequence ATGAAGCGACTGTCGATCGTCGTCGCCCTGCTGTTCGCCACTTCGCTGTCGGCGCAGCCCGCCAGGCGCGTCATCACGCACGAGGACGTCTACACGATGGCGCGCACCACCCGGCCGGTGGTCAGTCCCGACGGCCAATCGATCGTCTACAACGTCACCGAGCCCAGCTACGACCCCGCCGCGGCGGTGACGGATCTGTGGATCGTCTCGCCTGACGGCCGATCGAAACCGCGGCGCCTGACCTCGACGAAGGAGGCCGAGTCCGGCGCGGCGTGGTCCCCCGACGGGAAGTGGATTGCCTTCGCCGCCAGGCGGAGCGGCGACTCCGCCGATCAGATCTACGTCATCGCCGTGGACGGCGGCGAGGCGCGGCGGGTCACGTCGATCGCCACCGGCGCCGCCAATCCGAAGTGGCGGCCCGATGGCAAGGCGCTGCTGTTCGAAAGCTCCGTCAAGCGTGCCGGCGCGCCCGCGGACAAGTCCACCGCGCGCGCGTTCGACGCGATGCCCATCCGCTACTGGAACGCCTGGCTCGACGGATCGAAGCCCCACATCTTCGTGGCGCCGCTCGAGGGCGGCGCCGCCGAGGACTGGCTCGAAGGAACGAAGCTCGCGGCGATGTCCGGGTTCGACGGCGCGTTCACCGGGGAGGGGGCGACGCGCGCGTTGTCGCCGGTGTGGGCCCCCGGCGGCGACGAGATCGTCTTCGTCGCCGCCACCAACCAGGACGCGATGATGCGCGAGGAAGTGCCGTCGCGGCTGTTCCGGATGAAGAAAGGGCAGGAGCCGATCGCCATCGGCACTGCGGCACACGACTTCGCCGACCCGGCGTTCTCGCGCGACGGGCGCGTGCTCATTGCCCGCGCGCGCCGGGTGTCGACGGCGAAGCAGCCGTATACGCTCACGCGCCTGGCGCGCTTCGACTGGCCGTCCGCAGCGGGGCCGACGATGCTGACCGAGGCGCTGGATCGCGCGGTCGGCAGCTTCACGATCGCGCGGGACAGCGCGTCCGTGCTGTTCGACGCCCAGGACAGCGGCTTCACGCAGTTGTTCCGCGTTTCCATCGGCGGCGGCACGCCGGCGCGGCTGTTCGACGTGAAGGAAGGCAATTACGGCTCGCCCGCCGAAGCCGACGGCGGCATCGTCGCCACCTACGTCGCCAGCACGCAGCCGACGGAGATCGTTCGCGTGAATGCGGCGGCGGGCACGCACGTGCTGCTGACCGACGCGAACCGCGCGGTGCTCGACGCGCTCGATCTGCCGAAGCCGGAGCACTTCTGGTTCACCGCGAAGAACGGCAAGCGGATCCACAACGTGATCTATTTCCCGCCGCGGCTCGATCGTTCGCGCAAGTATCCGCTGCTGGTGATGCCCCACGGCGGGCCGAACGCGATGGACGGCGACAATTTCTCGACGCGATGGAACGCGCACCTGCTCACCGCCCCCGGCTACGCGCTCGTCCTGACCAACTACACCGGGTCGACGGGGTTCGGCGAGGCGTTCGCGGGCGACATCGAGCGCGACGTGCTGCGCGGACCGGCGCTCGAGGTCCTCGAAGGCGCGCAGGAAGCGATTCGACGCTACCCGTTCATCGACAGCACGCGGCAGTGCGCCCTCGGCGCGAGCTACGGCGGCTACCTCATGAACTGGTTCAACGGTCATACGACCCAGTTCCGCTGTCTCGTCATTCACGCCGGCGCGTCGAACAACGAATCGCAGTACGGCGTCAACGACGGCGGCATCGGCCGTGAGTGGCGCATGGGCGGGCCGGTCTGGGAAGGCAAGGGACAGTGGATGGACCAGAGCCCGTTCCGCTACGCCGGCAGCTGGAAGACGCCGGCGCTCATCACGCAGGGGGAGCTCGATTTCCGCGTGCCGCTGAACGAGAGCATCACGACGTTCAAGCTGCTGCAGCGTCAGGGCGTCCGCGCCCGCCTGCTCACGTTCCCCGACGAGGGGCACTGGATCCTCAAGGGGGAGAACAGCCGCCGGCATCTCGCCGAAATTCACGCGTGGCTGCGGCACTACCTCTCGCCGCGAGCGGGCGACAGTCAGTAA
- a CDS encoding carbohydrate-binding protein, which yields MRHLVGFCLCVSVFLSARAAGAATLTVNAGGDLQAAIDAAQPGDTILIAAGAVFTGNYTLPAKGGSAYITIRSAASDASLPAAGVRIDPSYAGALPKIRSTQNGPAFRTIGAASYWRLQFLEILPSVSTSAANLLELGTTGPWQTSLSQVPHHLIVDRCYIHGNPSYAQRRAIALNSGDTQIVGSHISDIKGEWLDTQAIAGWNGPGPYLIENNHIEAAAENILFGGSDPAIPNLVPSNITIRRNLITKPISWMYASWTVKNLIELKNADTVLIEGNIIENNWAAGQQGYSIVLTPRNQENTAPWTVVQNIVVQNNIIRHVAAVFNILGYDNNATSRQTANIYVRNNLIYDVSTYYSTAGNPGNGWFAVIGNGPRDIVFDHNTVDNDGNDTIVFYEASGWPATTQIPGVVITNNLLRDNLYGIFGSNSQEGSVTLNAYAPGAVVLRNAIAGADSRYPAGNDFPTLSQWIADFVNRGAADYRLVSTSASKGAGTDGKDIGVDLYTLNAAMAAASAPTAPPPAPAPPPPTSAGSAPFTGTPIALPGWIEAEAYDKGGEGLAYHDTTSGNSSGAYRTDDVDIRVTSDASGTYNVKSVRAGEWLAYTVSIAAAGTYGVEFRVASSGTGGTVRLLVDGTDVSGAIALPDTGGWSVWQTVRKDGITLPAGTHVLRLSIEANGSTGTAADINWMRVSATTSAPPPPSPAYSGTALALPNRIEAENYDRGGEGSAYHDTTAGNSSGAYRSDDVDIRVTSDSSGGYNIKSVRAGEWLAYSVNVVTAGTYSLDLRVASAGGGGTVSLLVDGANVTGPIVLPDTGGWNVWQTVTKAGVSLSAGPHVLRLVVSANGPLGTAADINWIAIR from the coding sequence ATGAGACATCTGGTCGGATTCTGTCTGTGTGTGTCCGTGTTCCTCTCTGCGCGCGCCGCCGGCGCCGCAACGCTGACGGTGAACGCCGGTGGAGATTTGCAGGCGGCGATCGACGCCGCACAGCCCGGCGATACGATTCTCATCGCCGCCGGCGCCGTCTTCACCGGCAACTACACGCTGCCCGCAAAGGGGGGCTCTGCCTACATCACGATCCGCTCTGCGGCATCTGACGCCTCGCTGCCCGCCGCGGGCGTCCGAATCGATCCGTCGTACGCCGGCGCGCTGCCGAAGATCCGCTCCACGCAGAACGGTCCTGCCTTCCGCACGATCGGCGCCGCATCGTACTGGCGCCTCCAGTTCCTGGAGATTCTGCCGAGCGTATCGACCAGCGCGGCCAACCTGCTCGAGCTCGGCACGACCGGTCCGTGGCAGACGTCGCTCAGCCAGGTGCCGCACCACCTGATCGTCGACCGCTGCTACATCCACGGCAATCCGTCGTACGCGCAGCGGCGCGCCATCGCCCTCAACAGCGGCGACACCCAGATCGTCGGCTCCCACATCTCGGACATCAAGGGGGAGTGGCTCGACACGCAGGCGATCGCGGGCTGGAACGGCCCCGGCCCGTACCTGATCGAGAACAACCACATCGAAGCCGCCGCCGAGAACATCCTGTTCGGCGGAAGCGATCCTGCGATCCCGAACCTGGTGCCGTCGAACATCACGATCCGCCGGAACCTGATCACCAAGCCGATCTCGTGGATGTACGCCTCGTGGACGGTGAAGAACCTCATCGAGCTGAAGAACGCCGACACGGTGCTCATCGAGGGCAACATCATCGAGAACAACTGGGCCGCCGGGCAGCAGGGCTACTCGATCGTGCTGACGCCGCGCAACCAGGAGAACACCGCACCGTGGACCGTCGTGCAGAACATCGTGGTCCAGAACAACATCATCCGGCACGTCGCCGCGGTGTTCAATATCCTCGGCTACGACAACAACGCCACCAGCCGGCAGACCGCCAACATCTACGTCCGCAACAACCTGATCTACGACGTCAGCACCTACTACTCGACCGCGGGGAATCCGGGCAACGGCTGGTTCGCGGTGATCGGCAACGGGCCGCGCGACATCGTGTTCGATCACAACACCGTCGACAACGACGGCAACGACACCATCGTGTTCTACGAAGCGTCCGGCTGGCCGGCCACGACCCAGATTCCCGGCGTCGTCATCACCAACAACCTCCTGCGCGACAACCTGTACGGCATCTTCGGCTCGAACTCGCAGGAAGGATCGGTCACGCTGAACGCGTATGCGCCCGGCGCGGTGGTGCTGCGCAACGCGATCGCCGGAGCGGACAGCCGCTATCCCGCCGGCAACGACTTCCCCACGCTGTCGCAGTGGATCGCCGACTTCGTGAATCGCGGCGCCGCCGATTACCGGCTGGTCTCGACCAGCGCTTCGAAGGGAGCGGGAACCGACGGCAAGGACATCGGCGTCGACCTGTACACCTTGAACGCCGCGATGGCCGCCGCCAGCGCGCCCACGGCGCCGCCTCCTGCGCCCGCGCCGCCGCCGCCGACCTCCGCAGGCTCCGCGCCGTTCACCGGCACGCCGATCGCGCTGCCAGGCTGGATCGAGGCGGAGGCGTACGACAAGGGCGGCGAAGGTCTCGCGTATCACGACACGACGTCGGGCAACAGCTCCGGCGCCTACCGGACCGACGACGTCGACATTCGGGTGACGTCGGACGCGAGCGGCACCTACAACGTGAAATCGGTGCGCGCCGGCGAGTGGCTCGCCTACACCGTGAGCATCGCCGCCGCCGGAACCTACGGGGTCGAGTTCCGCGTCGCCTCGAGCGGAACCGGCGGCACGGTGCGTCTCCTGGTCGACGGCACGGACGTCAGCGGCGCGATCGCGCTGCCCGACACCGGCGGATGGAGCGTCTGGCAGACCGTGCGCAAGGACGGCATCACGCTCCCGGCAGGGACGCACGTGCTGCGGCTGTCGATCGAGGCGAACGGCTCCACCGGCACCGCCGCCGACATCAACTGGATGCGGGTGTCAGCGACGACGTCGGCGCCGCCGCCGCCGTCGCCGGCCTACAGCGGCACCGCGCTCGCGCTGCCCAATCGCATCGAGGCGGAGAACTACGACCGCGGCGGCGAAGGCTCCGCGTACCACGACACCACCGCCGGCAACAGCTCCGGTGCGTACCGCAGCGACGACGTGGACATCAGGGTGACGTCGGATTCGAGCGGCGGCTACAACATCAAGTCGGTGCGCGCGGGGGAGTGGCTCGCCTACTCGGTGAACGTCGTGACCGCCGGCACGTACTCGCTGGACCTCCGCGTCGCCTCCGCGGGAGGCGGCGGCACCGTCAGCCTGCTGGTCGACGGCGCGAACGTGACCGGGCCGATCGTCCTGCCCGACACCGGAGGCTGGAACGTGTGGCAGACCGTCACTAAGGCCGGCGTGTCGCTCAGCGCCGGACCGCACGTCCTGCGCCTCGTCGTGTCGGCCAACGGCCCCCTCGGCACGGCGGCTGACATCAACTGGATCGCGATCAGATAG